One bacterium genomic window, TCGTCTCCGGGTCCTTTTTCCACTTTCCCTCGGGATGGCGCATGAGGACACCGGTGCCGCTGCAGGGAGCGTCCAGGAGAATGCGGTCAAAACACTCCCCGCCGAAGGGGATCCCCTCTTTGGAAAGGTCGGCTATGACGATGGAAACACCGGGAAGGCGCAGCCTGTTGACGGTTTCCCTGATGAGAAAAACCCTGCCGGCGCTCCTGTCGGCCGCCACGAGCAGTCCCTTCCCTGCGAGGAGCTGGGCGAGATGGCTGGTCTTTCCCCCCGGGGCCGCGCAGGCATCGAGAACCTTGTGTCCCGGTTCAGGGTCGAGAAGGGGAGCGATGAGCTGAGCCCCTTCGTCCTGAACGGTACACATCCCCGCTCCGAAAGGCACCAGCTCGACCGGCGATCCGCGGTCCTTCACCCTGATAGCGGTGAGGGCGAGACTTCCCGGAGTGACGGCGATGCCGGCTGCGGAAAACTCGGCGATCAGTGTCTCCCGGGTAGTCCTCAAGGTGTTGATCCTCAGCGTGAGGGGCGGAGTGCGGTTCATGGCCTGGAGGAGCTTGCAGGCCTCCCCGATCCCCTCCTGCCTTACCAGTTTTTCCACCAGCCACCTGGGTGTGGAGGTACACAGCTCAAGGTGACGCAGCGGGTCATCCTCAAAGGCGGGCGCGGGGGTTGGGCCCTTGTCGGCCACTTTCCTCAGGACGGCGTTGACCAGGGGCGCGAAACCCTTGTACCTGGAAACCTTTATCAGCTGGACGCTCTGATCCACAGCCGCGTGGGCAGGGATGTTGTGAAGGTGGATGAGCTGGTAGGCGCCGAGGCGCATGGCCATGAGAACCGGCCCCGGAAGGGGACGGCCAGGACGATCGAGGTGGTTTTGCAAAGTGTGGTCGATGAAAAGCAGGTGCCGGAGGGTCCCCTGGGTCAGTTCGGTGACGAGGCCGCTGTCCCGGCTGTCCAGGCGTGCCGCCCGAAGGGCGCGATCGCGGACAGGTTCGACGGCGTCCGTTCCCGCTTCCCATTCCAGCAGGATCTCCCAGGCGGTCTTCCTGGGATTGTCAGGGGGCCGGGGCTGTGTCGGTCTTCTGCTCACCGTCGAAGAACCCCTCTGGCAGGAAGTTCTGGAGGGCCTCGCTGACCCTGTCCACGCTGACACGGGTGTTGACGCAGGGACCTTCAGGACGGTCCAGGAGGACCCCGATGACCGGGATGGGATAGGTGTCCACGATGCCGGCGGAAAGGTCCCTCTCACAGGCGACCCCCACGATGATCTCCGGGTTGGACTCCATCACCACCCGGCGGGCCAGGGTCCCCCCCGTGGCCACGGTGATCTCGACTCCCAGACGGTCGGCGATGGCCGTCAGCTCGGAAAAGTCGCATTTACCGCACTGGCGGCAGTTTTTCACGTCCACCGTGAGGCGGTACGGGCAGACGTCCAGCTGGACGCAGTGGGGCAGGAGAACGAGGACCCGCTTGGGAGGAACCCTGAAGGAGCTGGATTTTACCAGTTCGTTGTTGATCTCGATGAAGGAACGGCGGATGTCGTCCTTGGGGATGCCGAACAGCCTGCCGATGGGGATGATCACGGGGATGAGATAGCGGATGAGGATCCCCCGCAGCCCCCTGGCCCCCCTGACCTCCTTGCCCCTGAGGATGATGACCACGAGAAAGACGATCCCCAGCGTGAAGACGAGCACCACGGCTCCGGTGATCCAGGCCATGAACACCGAGAGGTTCCTGCCGAAATTGGCGTAACCCTGGGACGGGATGTACCACAAAAGGAACAGGCCCGCAGCGATGGCGATCTCCAGCGCCAGGAGGAGGCTGATGAAAAGTCTTTTACGGGGTTTGATGGGCATAATTAATTCGGTGAACAGTGAACGGTGAACAGTCAAAACACGGCCATGAATTGACTGCACAGACCGAATAATGCACGTTCCCTCCTCCCTACTACCTCCTCCCTATTCCCCCAGTACGTCACCTGTTTCTAATGGATAGCCCGATACGTACTGGGCGGCCGTCATCTCCCTCTTTCCTTCAGGTTTGACCGAGGTGATCAAAAGAGC contains:
- the rsmB gene encoding 16S rRNA (cytosine(967)-C(5))-methyltransferase RsmB, producing MSRRPTQPRPPDNPRKTAWEILLEWEAGTDAVEPVRDRALRAARLDSRDSGLVTELTQGTLRHLLFIDHTLQNHLDRPGRPLPGPVLMAMRLGAYQLIHLHNIPAHAAVDQSVQLIKVSRYKGFAPLVNAVLRKVADKGPTPAPAFEDDPLRHLELCTSTPRWLVEKLVRQEGIGEACKLLQAMNRTPPLTLRINTLRTTRETLIAEFSAAGIAVTPGSLALTAIRVKDRGSPVELVPFGAGMCTVQDEGAQLIAPLLDPEPGHKVLDACAAPGGKTSHLAQLLAGKGLLVAADRSAGRVFLIRETVNRLRLPGVSIVIADLSKEGIPFGGECFDRILLDAPCSGTGVLMRHPEGKWKKDPETINELSLVQGSLLEAAAGTLKSGGRLLYTTCSLLAEENEMVVDRHLDQFGDLHLMDMRDLFPDLPGGIFTKRGELRLWPHRHRCDGFYAALIEKQRG
- a CDS encoding DUF116 domain-containing protein, translating into MPIKPRKRLFISLLLALEIAIAAGLFLLWYIPSQGYANFGRNLSVFMAWITGAVVLVFTLGIVFLVVIILRGKEVRGARGLRGILIRYLIPVIIPIGRLFGIPKDDIRRSFIEINNELVKSSSFRVPPKRVLVLLPHCVQLDVCPYRLTVDVKNCRQCGKCDFSELTAIADRLGVEITVATGGTLARRVVMESNPEIIVGVACERDLSAGIVDTYPIPVIGVLLDRPEGPCVNTRVSVDRVSEALQNFLPEGFFDGEQKTDTAPAP